gaaaacgttgcaagaaaacgttACAAGAAAACGTTgaaagaaaacgttgcaagaaaacaTTGCAGTCGTGCACCCGAAATTACCCCTCACCCTCCGggaaagacgtagttctacgtcaaggcactggtttctgacattcacccgacattaagaaaaaattatattcgtatatccgattcgaaattttattactctttttaaactgaatttgtttcttaagaatttttgaaaaattatatatttgcgctggatattacacatgtagactatatataacacttacatcaaattaagaagtagtctaccacgtaagacgGTTGGCTCAcaatccagaggtcccgaggtctcgagttcgaatcccatcaaagtaagtgtgtttttcaagtatgagaaaatatttataatcataggttgcatcttaagaaacaaatttagttaaaaagtagtaataaaatttcaaaataaatatattttttttttatgtcgggtaaATTTTCTCATTAGAGAGTGTTTTAATTCTAGTATTTCCTTGTAGTCTACTGTACtcaaatagatatagaaatgtGTAGAATATCAGTATTAATTGTAGTTTGGCGTagttttaccgaaaaatttatagatcaaaatgcactaaaaaaatacaaaaatttacaaaagtgttccaattctagcattttcatgtaggattttgtagtacttcttaaattcatgtagaatttaatagattctggcaattatattttatagttttttgtagtacacttttatttttttttttttttaattttgtagaaatatttctgccAGGGTAGATGAGctgtgttttttttctttttttttcccagaAATATTGCTAATAAACGGGATAACAATAAACTTCCTTCTTTTGTCATCTGAATCATTCTCATCGACCTCATCGTTATCGACAATAATATCTTCAATACTGTTCTGTTTAAGTTTACCATTGAATAATGTGTTTAATCTTAAGttgattcttttaaaaatcaaaaacaaCTATAAATTGGATCCATTAAAACATTCAGTTATCACAGAGCATATGCTAAATTTGAATTACATGCTTTAATTGGAATAACCCGGAGATTTTGGATTTTGAAACTCGCGATTATagttacttatatataaatatgctgTAAATAAAAAGCACTGCGCACTGCTCGATACACACACGTGTATACGCACTCACTCGATCATCGCATGTGAATTCGCGCGCAGGCAGTCAAAGTGTACGGACGTGTTGTCCCTCGCTTTCGTGCAGTGCTCGAGTGTTCTTTTCTTGCGTTTGCCAACTAGTTGATAGTTAGCTAAGTACGATCGAGACAGTTCTTAGATTCCCGTGCTGTTAACCTCTCGTGTTTCTAACGTGCGCGAATATCTAGTACCGCATAATAAGTGGTGCACGTGGGGGAATGCAAGAGGCTACGGCCTCTTGCGAGAATACCGCGAGAAAGGGGACCGAGGATGAGcttcctctttcttcctttttcgcTAACTGCGTAAAAGATATTGCGCCTAACCGCTCGCGCTCCtgctcgtcctcgtcctcgcgTTCAAGTTCACGTTCGCGTTCACGCTACTCTCTCCGTTCCAACGGATCTAATGATCGACCAAAACCTAAAGCTAAACCCGCAAAAACCGCAAAAACGCGTGTGAATCAAGCTAgaaacaacaacaacaatatTGATACTCTCGCGAAACACGCAAATTCCGCTATTCGCGTAGGAGAGGGGGGAGAAACTCTCTCTACATTCCATAATGACGGCGATAATACTTCTACGCATTTCACTATTCCACAAGATCGCGTAATTGCGTCAGACATTTCACAAACCTACGAAAAGCATAAAAGTGGCAAAACCGACAACCCATGCAACGATCCTTTACCCATGGATGAGGATAACGAAGATAAAGACGCAGTTGATCCATTGACGCGTACCAACGTAACTACGCCCGCATTAACAATACCCTTGACAAATAATTCAGTCGCTCTCATTCCACTCTCTATAACTAGCAAAGATCGCAAAAGGCCTTCATCACAATCGGATCCGGATCCGACTATCATAACAGGTAATGAtcctaaaatgtcaaaaaaggAATCGGTCAATGCCGAGCCTCCGTCGCCCGGTGAGTcaacttataaatattcacTAACAGATAAGCCACCATTCGCGGTATTTGTGCAATCTACCAAGGAAAATGGTGACACCTCTTTGCACCCTCTTACAGTCAGTAGACTAATTTCCCaatttacatacaaaaatgTCATTGAAGTCCGTAAAACCGGCCGAGGCAGAGTCACAGTAGATTTTCGAGATCGCGACGCGGCTAACAATCTAGTCAACAATCCCATGCTGGCAGCTGCAAATCTTAAAGCATATATTCCATCATTTAAAGTAATAAGAGTAGGCATTATCAGAGACGTACCTAAAGAACTCACAATCGAATCATTAAAAGACTTCATGGAATCCTCTGCCAAGGTCTTAAATATCGATAGACTAAACCGCAGGGTCAAGGTGGGAgaagaatttcaatttcttccATCTCGCACCCtcagaataaaatttgcagGACAAACGTTACCGAAAGAGATTAGTCTATTTAAGGTTAAACACAAGGTTTATCCATTTGTGGCTAAAATTCGAACCTGCTACTCCTGTTTTAGACCAGGTCACATCAGCAGCCAGTGTAAAGGACACCCGCGTTGCCTGTTGTGCGGAAAGGATAAACACATCAATAATGAGGAATGTCCATTTATAGAAGATGAAGAAAATCCTCTCAAATGCATAAACTGTGAAGGCAAACATCTAGCCACATCGTCCAGCTGTCCTCTAATTACGCAACAAAGACAAATTAATGCCCTGGCCGCTGCGGAGAATTTGTCGTACGCGGAGGCCAAAAGAAAGATCAGAGGTGGTAAACTGACAACGGATCCGCGGTTTGACTTTACTAATTTTCCTAATCTACAACCCTCCAATCCCTACTCTAAATCACTAGACAATAATGCTAATCAGTTCTTTTCACAAAATAGATACAATCTCCTTGCAAAGGACAGCAATACTTACTCAAATTATAACTACTCTTCTTTATCATACGCGAATGCAACGGCTAAATCCGCTCACTCTTACCCCTCGTCACCTGCAAACAGTTCACCATTACCTCTCCCTCCTCCTTTGCGCGAAGGAAAAAGTCACAGATCTCTCTTTAACCCCACCCAGAAATCACAACTTGAAGACCAACACCACAATTTACTTGTATATCCCAATGGCCGAGCACCAGCTAGCGACGCCACTATCatcccctctccctcccccttctTACCCGTTTCAAACTCaacgattaataataataattataataacgaaACCGTAGCTTCGTCTACGCCTCTGTTTCCCAACTTTTCCCACCCGCTACTTCCACTTCTACAGGAAGTAgaaacatttatcaaaaactACTTAACCAATGCTTCCCAATCTTTCAGCTTAACGAACGTTTTTGATCAAAATTCGTATCCGCAAACTTACCCGCAAGCTGGCAGTGACAACCAACACGTTCACACCACCGGAGCATAGTGCCTCTTCGtccgaaattaaaattctacaatGGAACTGTAGAGGATTACAAGATAAGCTGCcaaatttacaatttctagCTAAAAAATTCGACATTTTTTGCATTCAAGAGACGCTTCTCACTAAGGTGAGTAAAGTCAGCGtcaacaatttttcattactcAGAACGGATATCACGAAGCCGGGAATGCGCGGCATATGCTTTCTAGTAAAGAACAACCTTAAGGTCTCATTAGTACAGCTTCCCTTCACTGTTCATTATTCTATTGAGGCAGCGGCTATCTCTATTCCTTTTCAAAACGAGGAGCtgcttattataaatatttatagacatCCTAACGATGACACTACGATACAAGCGtttaatgacatttttaaCTTGGCGTCTAGATATAAATTTGCCCTTATTGTAGGCGATTTTAATGCCCACCACCGACTCTGGGGCTGCAAACGCAACGATAGCGCTGGCATTCGGCTGGCTTCATGTATTGAATCTTTCAATTACTGGGCACTAAATGATTCGTCTAATACGCGATTCAATCCATGTAATAATACCGGCTCTATTATAGACTTAGCACTTGCATCCCCGGATCTTGCTTGCGCTTGTTGCACAACTACATTAGATGACCCCATGGCAAGTGATCACTACCCTGTAGAAACTGTTATCAACGGCAAATTCTCCATGATGAAGCGACTTGCGTATAAGCTAAAACTCGACAAGGAACAACTTCTCAAACTCAACGCCAGGCTAGAAAAAATCAGCCGTGAATCTCCTCCAACCACTACAGACAACGAACTTGAAGATTATGAGCAATTAATTAACAGTATAAAAGAAGTCGCAACCGACATCCTTCGAGAAGATGGTAAAGATGGAAAAATTGGCCCTAAGAAGATTATCTACAAGAGATCCCCCGCCCCGTGGTGGAACGGAAAGTGCACTAAAGCAGTCAATAATCGTAAAATTGCACTGGACATATTTAAACGAGATCCATCTAAAGACAATTACTTAGCCCTGAAGCGACAGAATAGAGAATGCAAACTTGTGCTTTCCAAACAGAAAAAGGAAAGTTGGCGCTCTTTTTGTACGAGTTTCAACTCCAAAACTCCTACTGCTGAAATGTGGCGACTGATCAAAGCGTTCAAGAGGAAAGATAACAACTCCATAAAGGATTACAAAATTCTAGAATCCTCACAGGAAGCAGCAATCGACAAATTATGTCCACCATCTTGCTCACCTCCACCTTTCACAACACTGCTTTCTATGAAACAAGAGGACATTAACTCTCCCAATGTTCAGTCCTGGATGAGCAATCCATTCTCTATAGACGAACTCAGGGTTGCATTGGCCACTGTTAAAGTGTCCTCCTCACCTGGGTTAGACCAAATAAGCTACGCCTTCATTAAAACCCTACCTGAAAAATTTGAGACACACCTACTTGATATTTACAACAGAATAATTTCTCGTGGCACTTTCCCAAGCAGTTGGACGGAATCCCTGGTGGTTTTTATACCTAAACCGAACTCTAATGGTGTCCGACCAATCTCACTACTGTCGTGCCTGTtaaaaattctagaaaaatGTGTCTATAATAGACTGCGATGGCACTTTGAAGCTAACGACATACTATCGGACACGCAATTTGGCTTTCGCAGCTACAGATCCTGCAGCGACAGCCTAATAATTCTTACTAACGCGATTCAATTGGGCTTCATTAACGGAAAATTCACAGTATGCGTATTTCTGGACATTGCAGGAGCCTTCGACAATGTGGATCCTTTTATCCTTTTGGAAGACCTCCAAAGGAAGGGTGTACCGGCTGTTATTCGCTACTTCATCGCTAACCTGCTGTTAAAcagaaacatatttttcgtCCGCGATGGAAATACTCAAGGCCCATATTACACTTATAAAGGCCTACCGCAAGGATCCATTCTCAGCCCTCCGCTTTACAACCTATACGTTAAAGATTCTAAGCGTCAACTGCTACCAGGGGTGTATTCACCGGAATACGCTGACGATTTGGCAGTCTACACAACGCACAAATCCATTAAAGAAGCTTTTCGCCTAATAGAGAACTCACTAAAATCCCTTCATCAATACTTAAGATCCAGAGGTCTAGAGCTGTCACCTGCCAAGTCACGCTGTGTCGTATTTACTCGAAAAAGAACTTACCAACTACCTAAGCCTAACATATTGGTCAATGGCGAAGAAATACCCATGGCTACTGAACATAGATTCCTCGGCATTAACTTGGACAACAAACTTACTGGAAAGCCccacatgaaatatttaataaataaaggcAAACGAATCGCCAGCATTCTAACGATGTTGGCGGGAACAAAATGGGGATCTCACCCACAATTACTACTCTCATTATATCGAGCAGTTTTTAGAGGAGCAATCGAATACGGCGCCGTCGTCTTTCAGTTTAAAGGAAATAAACAACTCTTCTTGGCCCTCCAGCGCCTGCAGTGGAAGTTGATCCGCAATGCCATGGGTTACCGTGTCTCAACCCCCATCAACGTAATTTTGGACGAAGCCAAGGAACCACCCTTAATTCAACGCTTTTCTTACCTTATTCAcaattatttagtaaaaagTTTCGCTTGTAGATTTAACCCGGTCATTGACAGTCTCGAAAACGTTCAATTTGGAACGATTGGTAATACTAAACGATCGAAAGCATGCCGCGCAATCCCCATTTTTAGGTCATATCTGGCAGTCAGAAACATTCGAGGCACTATGCACCGTTCCGTATATCTTCCGTTCTTTTCATACCCTTTCCTTTCGCTTACCTACCAACCTGAATTGATACCTTTCTTCCTACCAAATAGTGATTCTATATCCGCGGAGGAAGCTAATCAGCACTTTAGAAATCATTTTGCACCTCACATTGCTGACTCAATCACATTTTATACAGATGGGTCTAAACTTGATACAGGAGCCGCGGGAGCAAGCGTTTACTCTCCGGACCTGCCTATCGAAATCTGCTGTAAGCTTCCCCCTGACGTTTCCACTTTCACAGCAGAGGCCTGGGCGATTTACGAAACCATGTTTATCATCCACCAGTTACAAATCCCTTCAGCAATCATATTCTCCGACTGCAGTAGTGTATTGCAAACGATCACATCATACAATATAACGCACAACAATTACATCATCTCACTCATTcgtaatatgtattataggGCGGTCACTAGTGGCTCAAAAATTAAGGTGGCCTGGATTCCATCGCACAAGGGAATTACGGGTAACGAGCGAGCGGATATTCTTGCTAAGAGAGCTGCCAGAAAAGGCAGAAAAACCAGCTGTATGGTTCCCTACATTGATCTCTATCATAGatccaaatatattttaaatagaagaTATCAAACCTATTTAGAAAACGCAGCATCCACCAAGGGTACTTTCTACCACACCCATTATCATACTAATAATGTCAAGCCTTGGTACTACCGTCTTCCTCTTAATAGAGCGCAAATAGTCACCACGAGCCGTCTCCGCAGCGGCCATTACAATTTGAATCAAAGCTTATTCCGGAAAAATATTGTCGATTCCCCGAGTTGCCCCTGTGGCGATCCGTATCAGGATGCAAATCacataatatttaactgtATCTTAACCCGCGATCAAACGTCGCCACTTCACAAATATCTTCAAGAGAAATTCTTAACTAATCCTACGGACATATTTCCACTTCTCAAAAATCCGCCCCCTAAGTTATGCCGCTTAATACTCGCTTTTTTCAGCTCAtccaatctttatatttaaaaattcccgCCTTACTCTACCTCCCATACATCGCTGCTGAGTTCACTCATTGGAGAATAGTATAATGGCCAATCCTAACCGATAGGGTATAGATGCGCCAATATaagatgaagaagaagaagatcaTCGCATGTAGGATAAGGTACATGGCTGACGCGATAAGCGTTGCgtacaatataaaacaataacattttataacataacaacagaaaattaatatactaccAACGTTATTTCTAAGTccaaattacaaagaattttgAACTGTTGCATTGACTTCAAATAAatgactacgtttacacggcCCAATTTGCGCTAAAGTTATAACATATGATACACAtcaaaaaacagaaaaatggtattaattctaataatgatACTGAATTATATTGGATTGGGTCTTACACTTTAATATTCTCaacaaattcaataataatttctagggagttatttatatgtttatatacgaCCTTTATTGTCAATCAACACTTGTAATAAACAGTGGCTCAGTCACGTACAAGATTCGACACGATACGGTCCCTTCGCAACAATTCAGagcttttaatttcttattatatgcTTAGTATGTATATTCGTATCAAattcatttacattttctcGTTCTTACAATAAGTCtctttaatttacaatatatatacacacttttaattttatttatctaaccCTTGCTTGTGACGAGCTTACATCGATGATTGACTAAATTTATTCTCACTTCCGACTGAAGAATCAACCATGGATTTTATCATTGGACTACATTTTCCAATTAAGGACCTCACAAATATACAGCGATTCCGATTTTTTCTGTTCAGTATTTATTTGATGTTCCTATTTATTACTTAGATGTGGAAACTTGTAACTCGTGacgaatttaatattgaattgcgatatttgtatattttattcattttggCTGAAGAAGGCACTGTGTTGTCGAAACGttcctaattaattaattgtttgtaaCAATAAGtctttattgaatttaacaaCTTTCATGCTCGTTATTGGCCGTTAACCTTTCATATTAttgtggaaaaaaattatatgaaagctatatatatacaaaatacttATAAAGAAACGTATCAAATGTATGtgaaaaattagtaaattttttaaagtaatctTTACTTTGTACagtttagaaattttttaagaagttTCTTTAATGCTTGGAAAAACTATTGACTTTTTTTAATGATGTCACTTCAATCTGCCTTAGAAAAGGCCACAAAATGAGAAAATGAGCCTAACACACGTATTTTACAGTTATTTCAACTTAATGAAGccgaaaaataactttattgacACTTTTAGGTATAGATATCTTCGAAACCTGATGTGATAGAACAATGCGGGCAACGGATTCGGTTTCAGCATGTCAGAAATCCTTCGGAAACAAATATTGAGAATTAAATCTCAAGATCAAAGTTGATGTCGGCATGTGTAACTAATATTGCAGAAGGGATAGCATATATCCTCTATCCAGCACTAATCAAGTATGAATGCGGTACTATCGTATGAATCAATCACCTGTCTTCCATCGCCCATGATCTGCTCTAACAAGgtcttttttattgaatagaTTTTCTCGTAACTGATTCATATTGTCTGAATCCGGAAATCTACCAGCAATACCAGAAATAACGATCTCCTCGTCGGAGTCAATACCGTTCCACGATCTACATGCTTCTGTGCCATCCATGATTTCGATTGTTTTTTCGGACAATCTAGAAAAGTgctatgtattttatatacttatttttttacttatcatACTGTACCTGGTCTTAAATGTTCGCAGTATCACTATGATATCGTGTTAGTTCAGCGGAGAAATGAGAAATGATTCTTGTCACTTATCGACTCTTTATATAACATTCAAATGATTATTGTAATGTAAACCagctatatatattgtgtCAAGCTTCTGCCTTTGTAAGTTTAATTCAAAGCATTTCCGtttaaaagagaagagaaagggaAGGGACGAGAATAGGAGGGgagggaagaaagagagagaaatatatcgaaaataaaaaatatgatctaCCTTTTTTAATACATCTTAAAGGTAGGTATAGAacattatttactaattatatgttttatttaatactaaattatttgtcatttaactaaaatcgtttttatatattcgttCAAGGTTATTCCTATTAAAGCTTTTTCTACAGATTTtataacgtaaaaattaactCTGATAGCCAAACCTGCGCAGAAAAATTCTGAGCAGgtctttcaataaatttttcatgtcAGAAAGGCAACAAATTTCACACAGAAGCTGCTGTATCAGATAATGCATGTTGTCAAACTGTTGCCAGAAATGCGACAGAGCCTGCTCACATATATTGCCTGCAGGCTCTATTAACAGAACACGAGCTCAAT
This sequence is a window from Temnothorax longispinosus isolate EJ_2023e chromosome 11, Tlon_JGU_v1, whole genome shotgun sequence. Protein-coding genes within it:
- the LOC139822067 gene encoding uncharacterized protein, producing MLAGTKWGSHPQLLLSLYRAVFRGAIEYGAVVFQFKGNKQLFLALQRLQWKLIRNAMGYRVSTPINVILDEAKEPPLIQRFSYLIHNYLVKSFACRFNPVIDSLENVQFGTIGNTKRSKACRAIPIFRSYLAVRNIRGTMHRSVYLPFFSYPFLSLTYQPELIPFFLPNSDSISAEEANQHFRNHFAPHIADSITFYTDGSKLDTGAAGASVYSPDLPIEICCKLPPDVSTFTAEAWAIYETMFIIHQLQIPSAIIFSDCSSVLQTITSYNITHNNYIISLIRNMYYRAVTSGSKIKVAWIPSHKGITGNERADILAKRAARKGRKTSCMVPYIDLYHRSKYILNRRYQTYLENAASTKGTFYHTHYHTNNVKPWYYRLPLNRAQIVTTSRLRSGHYNLNQSLFRKNIVDSPSCPCGDPYQDANHIIFNCILTRDQTSPLHKYLQEKFLTNPTDIFPLLKNPPPKLCRLILAFFSSSNLYI